In Rattus norvegicus strain BN/NHsdMcwi chromosome 1, GRCr8, whole genome shotgun sequence, a genomic segment contains:
- the Ifit2 gene encoding interferon-induced protein with tetratricopeptide repeats 2: MSTASKESLESSLQQLKCHFTWNLRAEDESLDEFEDRVFNKDEFQNSEFKATMCNLLAYVKHCRGLNEAALKCLGEAEDFIRQQHPDQIEIKSLVTWGNYAWVYYHMGQLSKAQEYLDKVKQVCKKFSSPYRIENPVLDCEEGWARLKCTKNQNERMKVCFEKALEKDPKNPESTSGWAIANYRLDDWPASNDYIDSLEQAISLSPDNTYVKVLLAMKLEEVHENRAKELVEEALKKDPSAIDTMLGAAKFYVKVHDTDRAIQLLKKALESMPNNAYVHYYLGCCYRSKVLHILNTEETTSNGNREKLEALIQPALNHLRKAEDIKEMIENSCSHLAGLYVTTKQYEEADYYFQKEFNKDLRPLPKQLLHLRYGNFQFYERKCEDRAIYHYMEGVKINRESKPKGKMRDKLRKLALRRLSRDESDPEALRILAFLREHREGQGADKASEGEEDPGNRVPSASLE; this comes from the exons ATGAG TACAGCCAGTAAGGAATCATTGGAGAGCAGTCTACAGCAGCTCAAATGCCACTTCACCTGGAACCTGAGAGCAGAAGACGAGTCCTTGGATGAGTTTGAGGACAGGGTGTTTAACAAAGATGAGTTTCAGAACAGTGAGTTTAAAGCCACCATGTGCAACCTACTGGCCTATGTTAAGCATTGCAGAGGTCTAAATGAGGCAGCACTGAAATGCTTAGGGGAAGCCGAAGACTTCATCCGGCAACAACATCCTGATCAAATAGAAATCAAAAGTCTGGTCACCTGGGGAAACTATGCTTGGGTTTACTATCACATGGGCCAGCTGTCCAAAGCTCAGGAGTATCTGGACAAGGTGAAACAGGTCTGTAAGAAGTTCTCCAGTCCCTACAGGATTGAGAATCCTGTGCTTGACTGTGAGGAGGGGTGGGCCCGACTAAAGTGTACCAAGAACCAAAATGAGAGAATGAAGGTGTGCTTCGAGAAGGCTCTGGAAAAGGACCCAAAGAACCCAGAATCCACTTCTGGATGGGCCATTGCAAACTACCGTCTGGATGACTGGCCAGCATCCAATGACTATATTGACTCTCTGGAGCAAGCCATTAGCCTGTCTCCTGACAACACGTATGTTAAAGTCCTCTTGGCAATGAAACTTGAGGAGGTGCATGAAAACCGAGCAAAGGAGCTAGTTGAAGAAGCCTTGAAGAAGGACCCAAGTGCAATAGATACAATGCTTGGTGCAGCCAAGTTTTACGTCAAGGTACATGACACAGACAGAGCAATACAGTTGCTTAAAAAGGCTTTGGAATCCATGCCCAACAATGCTTATGTGCATTACTACCTTGGGTGCTGTTACAGGTCAAAAGTCCTTCACATACTGAACACCGAAGAAACCACATCTAATGGAAATAGGGAGAAGTTAGAGGCACTGATACAACCAGCACTGAATCACTTACGGAAAGCAGAGGATATCAAGGAGATGATCGAAAATTCCTGTAGTCACCTCGCCGGCCTTTATGTCACAACAAAGCAGTATGAAGAAGCCGATTATTACTTCCAGAAAGAATTCAACAAGGACCTCCGTCCCCTCCCTAAACAGTTACTCCATCTACGGTATGGCAACTTTCAGTTCTACGAAAGGAAGTGTGAAGACAGAGCCATCTACCACTATATGGAGGGTGTGAAAATAAATCGGGAATCAAAGCCTAAAGGAAAGATGAGAGACAAACTTCGAAAACTTGCTCTAAGGCGGCTTTCTAGAGATGAATCTGATCCTGAGGCCTTGCGCATCTTGGCATTCCTTAGGGAGCATAGAGAAGGTCAGGGAGCTGATAAAGCCTCGGAGGGAGAAGAGGACCCTGGAAACCGGGTCCCTTCAGCATCTTTGGAATGA